AAGAGTAACTGAAGCTCCAGCTTCTTCCAATTTAGCTTTGATTTCTTCAGCTTCTGCAGTTGGAACGCCTTCTTTGATGACACCTGGTGCACCATCAACAAGTTCTTTAGCTTCTTTAAGTCCAAGACCAGTGATTTCACGTACAACTTTGATAACGCCAACTTTTTTGTCACCAGCAGCTGTCAATTCAACGTCAAATGAGTCTTTAGCAGCACCAGCGTCAGCAGCACCAGCTGCAGCAACAGCTACAGGAGCAGCTGCAGTTACACCAAATTCTTCTTCGATAGCTTTTACAAGGTCGTTCAATTCAAGGATTGAAGCTTCTTTAATTTCAGCAATAATGTTTTCAATGTTCAATGCCATTGTTATTTCCTCCAAATATGTTTAAATTTAATTTTGTTATCTTTTGTAGCTAGGCTACGCTGCGTAGCTTAAGATTAAGCTGCGTCTTCTTTGTTGTCTGCAACCGCTTTGACTGCAAGAGCAACGTTGCGCACTGGCGCTTGAAGTACAGAAAGGAGCATAGAAAGGAGTCCTTCGCGGTTTGGAAGAGTTGCAAGAGCAACGATTTCTTCTTTAGATGCGACAGCGCCTTCGATTGCACCACCTTTGATTTCAAGTGCGTCAGCGTTTTTAGCAAAGTCGTTCAAGATTTTCGCTGGAGCGATAACATCTTCGTTAGAAAATGCTACTGCAGATGGTCCAACAAAAACAGATGCAAGATCTTCAAGACCAGCTTTTTCAGCTGCACGACGTAAGATTGAGTTTTTAATAACTTTATACTCAACTTCGCTTCCACGAAGCTCACGACGAAGAACTGTATCTTGTTCAACTGTCAAACCACGAGCGTCAACAACGACGATTGATGCAGCAGCTTTCATTTTCTCAGCTACTACGTCAACTAGTTCCGCTTTCTTAGCAATAATTGCTTCACTCATTAGTGTGTTCACCTCCGTAATTATTTTGCTTGGGGAATTTTTCCAAAAGAAAAACGCGCCCAAACCTAGACACGAAAGTACAATACGCTTCTTTTTACATGATACGTTTTGTCCTCGGTAGGATATTTATGAGTCTAGCTCCCCTACTGTCTTAGGCAGTTTTTTCAAACCGTTTATAAGTATACCATATCTGTCATTTCAAAGCAAGTCTTTTTCTGAAAAATTTTTTAATATTTATTTGTCCTTCTTCTGCTGCTTTTTTTAAAGAAAATACTTAGATTTTTCACTGAATAGAAAGAATTGGAACTAAGTTAGTATAGATTAAGAGTGCGTGAAAGGATAACATTAGTAGATAAAACATAAATGGTGTGTAGTGCGTGTTCTGAATAGTCTGGCTATTTTTATGACCGTCTATAAAAATAGATAATGACAAAAAAAGCAAGGTGATTCCATAAATAATACTAATATGTAGAAATATTTCCTCAATAACACTAAAAAAGAGAAAACCAAAAATGGGTATACTGAAAACCATTAGTGCTATCGATCCAAAAGTAATTTTAATGAGGGAGATCAGCAAGAAACTATAGGCTGTAAACGTAGTAAATGTCGATACTATTATTCCTGTTTTTTTCTGTTTGGCTAAATAATGAATAACAAAAATCGGATATACAATATCAATCATCTTAACTCTCCATTTACTAAGATACTTTACTATAGTTTAACTATTTTTCTTCAGAAATGCAATTTACTCCTTGACTAGTGTAAAATTTTAGTGTACTATACAACTGTATATACAGATAAAAAGGAGTTATTATGAATACACAAAAGAAAACCCAATTCATGACCGTAACCGCATTATTGACAGCTATCGCTATCCTCATCCCCATAATCATGCCCTTTAAACTAGTTATCCCCCCGGCTTCTTACACACTAGGAAGTCACGTAGCCATTTTTATTGCTATGTTTCTCTCGCCATGGATGGCTATCTTTGTAATCGTAGCTTCAAGTATTGGCTTCCTTTTAGCGGGTTACCCAATTGTCATCGTCCTTCGAGCTCTCTCTCATATCTTCTTTGGTACTCTTGGAGCTTTCTATCTTCAAAAACATCCTCAAACCTTAGATAATCCTAAATCTTCTTTGATTTTTAACTTTGTACTCGGTTTAGTTCACGCTGTTGCTGAAGTGTTGGCTTGTATCATCTTTTACGCTAGTACAGGAACAGACCTAAAAAATATGTTCTATGTCTTGTTTGTATTAGTTGGCTTTGGTACAATTATTCATAGTATGATAGACTATTACCTAGCATTAGCTGTTTATAAAGCACTAAAAAAACGCCATTAAGAAAGAGACTATGACAAACAATAGGAAAGAAACCCTTTTACAACTGTTGAAAGAATCCCAAAAACCTCTAAACGGCCAAAGTTTAGCTGAACATTTTCATGTCACTCGCCAGATTATTGTTCAGGACATTGCTGTGCTTCGTGCAGATGGTGCTCCTATCTTATCAACCAATCGTGGCTATATTTATAAGGAAAGTAAATCAAATCCTTATGTACATAAACTGTTTAAAGTTAAACACGGAGAAGAAGATATGGAGCAAGAACTCCTTGCCATTGTTGATAATGGTGGAAGAGTTCAAAATATCCAGATTGATCATCCTGTTTACGGAGAAATCGAAACCCTTCTCAAGTTGAGTTGTAGACGAGATGTCGAGCATTTCTTAAACCAAGTCAAGACCTCAGACTTTAGACCCTTATCTGAATTAACAGATGGCGTCCATTATCATTTGATTGAAGCAGAAAATAAACAAGACCTTCTCTATATCGAGAAAGCCTTGGACAAGTTAGGGTATTTGGTAAAGGATTAAAAAGTTTTCTTTTCCCATCCGTCTTCTGTACGACGACGGTAGAAAAATTCCGACTTGTCAGGTGCTTCCATCATTTCCATCAAGGGTAACATATCATAGGCCAGATTCAAATTTGGAATCTGGTCTTTTTGTACCCAGTAAACTTCTCCTTCATCTGAGGAACGAAGGGTACCTGAGAACTCAGTCGCCTTATAACAAAAGACAATATAACGCTCTCCTGTATCTAAGGGCCAATTTTTAATGCCGACAAGTTGAGGATTTTGGATTGTCAGACCTGTTTCCTCGTATATTTCACGAATAACTGACTCTGCAAAAGCCTCTCCATCTTCAACATGGCCTCCTGGAAAAGCATAACCAGACCAGCGATTGCTTTCGGGTGAACGATACTGCATGACTACGCGCTGCTTTTCAAGGTCTTCAATCATACAAATATTGGTAAGAATAGTTAATTGCGCTCGAGACATAGGACTCACTTTCTAATAATAATTTTCTATCTTGTACTTAATTTTAGACTTCATAATCAAAGGATTAATCAAGTCGTGATATTCACGAATATCATCAAGAAAAAAACCCCTATTAATTCTTATCTCTTTGTCTTTACTATTAACTTGATAGTCTATACTGATAGGTATGGATGAGTCTGGAATGAAAGATAGGAAAAAGAATATCATTAACCAGATTAAAAGAGCGAAAAATCCACTGAGAGCTTGAAAAATCAGATGATGCCATTGAAAAATCCTCGTTTTATAAAAGATGGTCCACGGCTGAATAAATAAGGTTAGGCAGAGGCCAAAGAACCAGATATTCCATAAAATTGGTGTAAAAGCTAAACCAAACAATCCTAAGATAAAATGAATCAGTACAAATACCAGGCACGAAAGGTAAATTACCCTAAATACAGTCAGATGTTTCAGCATGATTAACTCCTTTTCTTTTTAATATATTTGGAAATTAAAATAATCAAAGCAGCTACTAGGAAGAAGATGATATAAGTAAGAATAGGAAACCAGATGTAGCGGTGATCTAGGGATAAGAGAGAAGGCAGAAGGCCCTTACTATTTTTCCCACCAACTCCTAAAAATAGATGGACTATCAAACCGATACTATTAAGATAGATAAATAAATCCGCATATCTTTTTATTGTCATCTTTGTCCTTGACAAGTCTAGGAACCAATAGTCAAAGAATTGATATACCAGGCAAAAAAGATTTATATATATTGGAAAACTATAGTTGATATCTCTGTATGGTGAAGGAATAGGAAGACTTTCAAAAATTAGATTCAAACTTAGTCCTATTGCTAGGATAAGACCGAGGATCAAGAAGAATCCTAAAAATTTATGAGAATCTAGCCAAAGATGAAAACTTTCTTTCATTGAGAGATTCTTTTTTGTATTTGAATTTCTTTTATTCATTTTTTCCATTTTCTTCATATATAGACAACTGACAGAATGACATAGCAATTTGGCTAATTAAACTAGACTGAAGAGTCTACTCAATCCAATGCCTTCACTTCCAACATCATATCGCGAATCTGTGCTGCCAGTTCAAAGTCAAGCACTTCTACAGCTTCTTGCATTTGCTTTTCCAGTTTCTTGACCAGTTCTTTACGTTCTTGTTTGTTAAGGCTATTGATATCGACTTCCTTGTCCTCTTCCTTAGCAACTGCCTTGGTTACAGAAATCAGGTCACGGATTTCTTTTTTAATAGTTTGTGGAATAATACCATGTTCT
The window above is part of the Streptococcus sp. Marseille-Q6470 genome. Proteins encoded here:
- a CDS encoding transcription repressor NadR, with product MTNNRKETLLQLLKESQKPLNGQSLAEHFHVTRQIIVQDIAVLRADGAPILSTNRGYIYKESKSNPYVHKLFKVKHGEEDMEQELLAIVDNGGRVQNIQIDHPVYGEIETLLKLSCRRDVEHFLNQVKTSDFRPLSELTDGVHYHLIEAENKQDLLYIEKALDKLGYLVKD
- the rplL gene encoding 50S ribosomal protein L7/L12, which produces MALNIENIIAEIKEASILELNDLVKAIEEEFGVTAAAPVAVAAAGAADAGAAKDSFDVELTAAGDKKVGVIKVVREITGLGLKEAKELVDGAPGVIKEGVPTAEAEEIKAKLEEAGASVTLK
- a CDS encoding 8-oxo-dGTP diphosphatase, whose product is MSRAQLTILTNICMIEDLEKQRVVMQYRSPESNRWSGYAFPGGHVEDGEAFAESVIREIYEETGLTIQNPQLVGIKNWPLDTGERYIVFCYKATEFSGTLRSSDEGEVYWVQKDQIPNLNLAYDMLPLMEMMEAPDKSEFFYRRRTEDGWEKKTF
- the rplJ gene encoding 50S ribosomal protein L10, with product MSEAIIAKKAELVDVVAEKMKAAASIVVVDARGLTVEQDTVLRRELRGSEVEYKVIKNSILRRAAEKAGLEDLASVFVGPSAVAFSNEDVIAPAKILNDFAKNADALEIKGGAIEGAVASKEEIVALATLPNREGLLSMLLSVLQAPVRNVALAVKAVADNKEDAA